The Epinephelus lanceolatus isolate andai-2023 chromosome 14, ASM4190304v1, whole genome shotgun sequence genome has a window encoding:
- the LOC117250217 gene encoding mid1-interacting protein 1-B-like gives MMQLTETTAQRNSLFNAMNRFIGAVNNMDQTVMVPSLLRDVPLEEDSEMTKSLKSYEDEGDMYSYYQLLKSIRRDIEWGVRCAAADERRKESMKIRRMNSSASTTSSISSSSSSSLSEEDEEEEEEEDLQKQFQYHLTGLQGVLSKLTKQANVLTKRYKQELGIGGWGQ, from the coding sequence ATGATGCAGCTCACAGAAACCACAGCTCAGAGGAACTCCCTCTTCAACGCCATGAACCGGTTCATCGGTGCCGTTAACAACATGGACCAGACCGTCATGGTGCCCAGCCTGCTGCGGGACGTCCCGCTGGAGGaggacagtgagatgaccaagtCCCTGAAATCATACGAGGACGAGGGGGACATGTACAGTTACTACCAGCTCCTCAAGTCCATCCGCAGGGACATCGAGTGGGGCGTCAGGTGCGCTGCAGCGGACGAGAGGCGCAAAGAGAGCATGAAGATCAGGCGCATGAACTCGTCCGCCTCCACAACATCCtccatatcatcatcatcatcatcatcactgtccgaggaggacgaggaagaggaagaggaggaggatttgCAGAAGCAGTTCCAGTACCACCTTACCGGGCTGCAAGGAGTGTTGTCCAAGCTCACAAAGCAGGCTAACGTCCTCACCAAGCGCTACAAACAGGAGCTTGGCATCGGAGGATGGGGCCAATAA